The following are from one region of the Nicotiana tomentosiformis chromosome 7, ASM39032v3, whole genome shotgun sequence genome:
- the LOC138896391 gene encoding uncharacterized protein, translated as MLDLAKKRLQMMRETEWNSLLDEVCSFCSKHDILIPKIDEDYTLGKSKRNRSDVLYLHHFHVDVFTTIIDLEFQELNDRFDVVTTDLLLGMASLNPIDSFDNFDKGRIMKLTEYYSSEFGDNKLRELGFQLDSFIVYAQKCDSRFLNLEGIKDFARVMIETKLNLTWPLIYLLVKSTLLIHVATASVEKVFSSMKYIKNYLVIG; from the coding sequence ATGCTTGACCTTGCAAAGAAAAGATTACAAATGATGAGAGAAACTGAATGGAACTCTTTGTTGGATGAGGTGTGCTCATTTTGTAGTAAACATGATATTCTAATTCCCAAAATAGATGAAGACTATACTCTAGGAAAATCGAAGCGTAATAGATCCGATGTTTTATATTTACATCACTTTCATGTGGATGTGTTTACCACGATTATTGATTTGGAATTTCAAGAGCTTAATGATCGTTTTGATGTTGTGACTACTGACTTACTACTTGGTATGGCCAGTTTGAATCCGATTGATTCATTTGATAATTTTGATAAGGGTAGGATAATGAAGTTGACAGAGTATTATTCAAGTGAGTTTGGTGATAACAAGCTTCGAGAACTCGGGTTCCAACTTGATAGTTTCATTGTCTATGCTCAAAAGTGTGATAGTAGATTTCTAAACCTAGAGGGAATTAAGGATTTTGCTAGAGTGATGATAGAGACAAAATTGAATCTTACTTGGCCACTTATTTATTTACTTGTGAAGTCAACTTTACTTATACATGTTGCTACCGCAAGCGTGGAAAAAGTATTCTCATCAATGAAGTACATCAAAAATTATTTAGTAATAGGATAG